In the genome of Pelagibacterium nitratireducens, one region contains:
- a CDS encoding LacI family DNA-binding transcriptional regulator gives MSAVKPATIEDVALIAGVSIATVSRALNEPGKVADSTRRKVIEAVAQTGYTTNAMARNLRTRRSHMILILAPDVGDPNFSNILVGLETEASKRGYGVLIGNTQNDPVRETDYLRFIASNQADGIILFTGHLPFGLIDNQPGARLPPMVAINEPIPNSSIPFVGVDNIEGARVATDHLISQGHREIAFIGQSPGRAVAQLRERGFRTALTAAGISAQTSFILEADGTTESGRAAAERMFVRDRLPTAFFCVNDATALGVLIALTARGYDLPQDFSVMGFDDISFASFVTPSLTTMKQPRLKIGEASMDLLLEMLEGERPTSREILLRSELILRNSVSLRRPA, from the coding sequence TTGAGCGCGGTCAAACCAGCAACGATCGAGGATGTGGCATTGATCGCCGGCGTTTCGATCGCCACGGTCTCCCGCGCCCTCAACGAACCAGGCAAAGTCGCCGACTCCACACGCCGCAAGGTCATAGAGGCCGTGGCCCAGACCGGCTACACGACCAACGCCATGGCGCGCAATCTGCGCACACGGCGTTCGCACATGATCCTGATCCTGGCTCCCGATGTCGGCGATCCGAACTTTTCCAACATTCTGGTGGGCCTTGAAACCGAAGCCTCAAAGCGCGGCTATGGCGTCCTGATCGGCAACACGCAGAACGATCCGGTCCGCGAGACCGACTATCTGCGCTTTATCGCCTCCAACCAGGCCGACGGGATCATTCTGTTCACCGGCCACTTGCCCTTCGGCCTGATCGACAACCAGCCGGGGGCGCGCCTGCCTCCGATGGTCGCCATCAACGAACCGATCCCCAATTCCAGTATTCCCTTCGTCGGCGTCGACAACATCGAAGGTGCCCGCGTCGCCACCGACCACCTCATCAGCCAGGGGCACCGCGAAATTGCCTTTATCGGTCAGTCCCCGGGCCGTGCCGTTGCCCAATTGCGCGAGCGCGGCTTTCGCACCGCACTCACGGCGGCCGGCATTTCAGCGCAGACCAGCTTCATACTCGAAGCCGATGGAACCACCGAAAGCGGCCGCGCAGCGGCCGAGCGCATGTTCGTGCGCGACCGGCTGCCGACGGCCTTTTTCTGCGTCAACGATGCGACGGCGCTGGGGGTGTTGATCGCGCTCACCGCGCGCGGCTATGACCTGCCGCAAGATTTCTCCGTCATGGGCTTTGACGACATTTCCTTTGCCAGCTTTGTCACGCCGTCCTTGACCACAATGAAACAGCCCCGCCTCAAGATCGGCGAGGCCAGCATGGACCTGCTACTCGAAATGCTGGAAGGCGAAAGACCCACCAGCCGCGAAATCCTTCTGCGCTCCGAACTGATCCTGCGCAATTCGGTCTCTCTGCGCCGCCCGGCCTGA